The Malus sylvestris chromosome 12, drMalSylv7.2, whole genome shotgun sequence genome contains a region encoding:
- the LOC126594379 gene encoding protein IQ-DOMAIN 19-like, with amino-acid sequence MGKASRWIINFLVGKQEKKINDVPKTNVSNEFALTFSARAAVKQLGTPKVKRRWSFGMLAGKEVSRMVTKSVDSIDITKLSLKAQKNRAVTPGDVENAAATRIQAAFRSHLARKALHALKGLVKLQALIRGHIVRKQTTATLIQMQALMAIQVRARIKRIQMAEEAQLANKKQLIIQRGHPQDNGVHRKSIDLNPNDVQRVAKSTSGHLNHSQGAGRFEHGHSTIYSDRLSISNRHQYEEFSFATENSPWNYPSASKPKPTRHPFTHQDQDYTDDENSAFKPNYMTNTKSSKAKARSQSEPKQRPEGSLKNRSKQTEVDATLVAMDYQVLKRSSTQFKPDGQKNQDPWFVKLYRSRRLFEDKKHASGSPSTVHSDYHESLAAYESHVNLY; translated from the exons ATGGGAAAGGCAAGCAGATGGATCATCAATTTCTTGGTCGGAAAGCAAGAGAAAAAGATTAACGATGTTCCGAAAACTAACGTTTCGAATGAGTTTGCGCTTACCTTTTCTGCCAGGGCGGCGGTGAAGCAGCTAGGTACGCCGAAAGTGAAGAGAAGGTGGAGCTTTGGGATGTTGGCAGGCAAAGAGGTATCCCGCATGGTTACAAAATCTGTTGATTCAATTGACATCACTAAGTTGTCACTCAAGGCTCAGAAGAATCGTGCTGTGACACCAGGAGATGTCGAAAACGCTGCAGCTACAAGGATTCAAGCTGCCTTCCGTTCGCATTTA GCAAGGAAGGCTTTACATGCCTTGAAGGGTTTGGTGAAGTTGCAAGCACTGATAAGAGGCCACATTGTGAGGAAACAAACAACTGCTACGTTAATTCAGATGCAGGCGTTGATGGCTATCCAGGTTAGAGCGCGGATTAAGCGAATTCAGATGGCGGAAGAAGCACAGCTAGCTAATAAAAAGCAGTTGATCATTCAAAGAGGCCACCCTCAGGACAATGGAGTTCATAGG AAGTCAATAGATTTGAACCCGAATGATGTTCAACGAGTTGCGAAAAGCACGAGTGGACACCTTAATCATTCACAAGGTGCAGGGAGGTTTGAACATGGCCATTCGACAATCTATTCTGATCGTCTTTCCATCTCAAACCGGCATCAGTACGAGGAATTCTCTTTTGCAACGGAAAATAGTCCCTGGAATTATCCTTCTGcatccaaaccaaaaccaacaaGACACCCCTTCACTCATCAAGACCAAGATTACACAGATGATGAGAACTCTGCATTCAAGCCAAATTACATGACCAACACGAAATCTTCAAAGGCGAAAGCCAGGTCACAGAGTGAACCAAAGCAAAGGCCCGAAGGAAGCTTGAAGAATAGAAGCAAGCAAACAGAAGTGGATGCCACACTTGTTGCCATGGACTATCAAGTGCTGAAACGTTCATCCACACAGTTTAAACCCGACGGTCAGAAAAACCAGGATCCCTGGTTTGTTAAGCTCTACAGATCAAGAAGATTGTTCGAGGACAAGAAGCATGCCTCCGGTAGCCCGAGTACCGTCCATTCCGACTATCATGAATCTCTTGCTGCGTATGAG TCCCATGTGAACTTGTACTAA